Genomic DNA from Bacteroidota bacterium:
CATCAGCCGCCATTGACTTAGCCAGTTGGAGAATACTGTGCTGATACTGTAAGTCGAGGCTAGCCGTTGGCTCGTCCAAAAAGAGGTAGCGAGGCGTGTTATTTTTTGATTCATCCCAAATTTGTGCGAGTGCGCGTGCCAAATGGACGCGTTGCTGTTCGCCTCCTGACAGGGTTGTATATGCCTGCGCTGCAAGATGGGTAACCCCAACGCGTTCCATGGCGGCCCAGGCAATTTTTGTATCAGCAGGGGTTGTATACTTGTTGTGCGGCATACGCCCCATCAGGACCACTTCAAACGATGGGAAGGGAAATCCCAGTGAAGAAGACTGGCTAACAACCGCGTGGCTCGTTGCTTTTTCCTGTGGTGTAAGGTGCTGTAAAAATTTGTTACCGAGCTGAATGCTGCCTGTCGTAGGTCTGTACTCACCACAGGCCAGTTTTAAACAGGTCGATTTGCCTGCACCATTCGGACCAAGCAGTACGGTGACATTCCCCCGTGGGATTGTCAGCGAGATCTGCTCTACAAGCGTCTTTGATTTGATGCTATAGCTAACCGATTCGAATTTGATCATTGATCTTTAGGCGAAATTTGTCCCTGCTTCATCCCGGTACTTCAAAAGCAACCACAGGAAAAAAGGCGCACCCAGCAGCGAAGTTACAATCCCAATAGGTAATTCAGCTGGCGCAATAATAGTACGGGCCAACAAATCAGCAGCAAGCAGCAGACTTGCACCCAGCAAAGCCGAGCCTGGCACGAGTAAGCGATTGTCAGGTCCGGTTGCAAGCCGCAATAGGTGAGGCACAACAAGGCCGACAAATCCGATAATGCCTGTTACAGCCACTGTAGCCCCTACGGTGAGTCCTGTTATCCAAACCACCAGTCCTTTTACGTATTGGACTTTAATGCCCAGATGTGTAGCATCCGCTTCACCCAACATCATAGCATTTAGTGACGCGGCCAGTTTGATGGCAATGCCAATGCCAATTAGAACCAGTGGGGCAATAATCGCCAGTGACTTCCAGGTGGCTCCTCCGACACTGCCGAGGGTCCAAAATGTGATGTCTCGGAGCTGTGCATCGTCGGCTATCATGAGCATGAGGCCAGTCCCTGCAGCAGTAAGTGCATTTAAAGCAATGCCGGCGAGTAACATGGTGGCTACAGATGTTTGGCCTTTCCAGGTAGCCAGGGTATAGACCAGATAAATGGCCGCCAGGCTGCCTAGAAAAGCAGCAAGCGGTATAGCCCACAATTGCCAAATGGTGCTGGCTGTGCCCAATATTGTTGTCCCGAATACAATCATCAATACTGCTGCAAGCGCAGCCCCGCTGGATACGCCGATCAGGCCGGGGTCTGCCAAGGGATTTCTGAAGAGGCCCTGCATGATTGCGCCGCTCACGGCCAGGCCGGCGCCAACAAGCATCGCGAGCAGGATGCGCGGCAATCGGATGGCCATTAAAACCATTGCCTGTTGGTCCGCATAGGCAATTCCAGAAGACAGGCCCAGGCGGTCCAGCAAAATACCCAACACCTGGACCGGGCTAATGGTGATACCTCCCAGGCCAAGCGATACCACAAAAACCACAAGCAAAAGCGTGCACAAGGCTAGCAAGACGATGCGGTATTTGCGCGACTTAAGCCGCACATAATCTTGCGCGATGCCTGTGGCTGAAGCGATATGAACAGGTGTTGTTGCCATAGCCTGATTAGTGATACAGCAACGTGTAAAGCTCAAGGGCGGCATCTCCGAGGCGTGGCCCGAAGCTCAGCATGAGCATGTCGTCAATAGAAAGAAAAGCTCTGTTTTGTCCGGCTGGCGTTAATGCGATGCCAGGCACTTCGAGGAGTCCTTTTTCGCCTCCAATGCTTTCAAACCCACGTTCAAGGAGCAGAATTACATCCGGAGCTGCAGCAACGACGGCTTCCGGGGTTAGCGGGCGGTAGTCTTCATAAGAAGAAATTGCATTTTTGCCGCCGGCCAGCCTGATGATTGCATCTGCGGCGGTGCTGCGTCCAGACACATTCAGGGTGCCACCACCCCGCGCGTAAATAAATAAGACCGACTTGGGGGCATCTATTTGCGAAGTTTTGGCAGTGAGGGTTTCAATTTTTTCTTCGAGCCCGGCAATAATGCGTGCAGCTTCCGGCATTGCACCAACTGCTTTGGCTACAGCTTTAATTTTTTCTTTGGCGCCTTCGATACTGGGCGTGCTCGGAATAACTTCGACGGGTACACCAGCACTGCGGATTTGGGCAAGTGCGCCTGGTGGACCTGCATCTTCACTGGCCAAAACCAGTTTCGGGTTTAGTGAAAGGACACCTTCAGCTGAGATTTGCCTAAAATAGCCCAGTTTAGCGTGTTTCTTTGCGGCAGGCGGGTAAATGCTCGTTAAGTCGGCCCCAACGATATCACCGCCTTTGCCCAGCGCGTAAACTATTTCTGTAATACTGCCCCCTAACACGACAAGGCCTGAAGCGTTGGTTCGTGAATCCGCTAATTCCTGGGCCCTGACAGCGGGCGTCGCCATTGAAAAAAGCAAGAGGGTGACGGCGAAGTTTTGTAGCGATATGAATGACATGAGAAGAATTATTGCTTATCGGGAAGGGATAGAGAGCAAAGAGGCCAGGGGTGAATCACGGTGTTCACCCCTGGCTTGTGCTCAACCAGCACGCAGGATGAGTCTGTTATAGTGGCGTGTTTTAAAGAGATTCCAGGTTGCGAGACCCGTCAGCCCGAAAAACATATTCAATGGTGTAAAAGCGGGACGGCGTTGTTGCCGTGACGTCAGTAATAGCTGGATTTCCCTGGTAGTAACTGAGAATTCTGAATTTGGCAAACCGGCCATCCGCAGTACGTACAGCGATGGTGCGGCCGGCAAGGGGGGATACCAGGTTTGAAGCAGGATTGTAATTATACCAGCCATTGTCTGAGCCCGGGCAAACGGCAAAGGCAGCTCCGTCTCCCATATCGGTTGAGCACACAGAAACACCATCCGTGCGGAATTCACTGTCAGCAGGTGCTTCGATTACCTCTTCAAACGTCTGCTCTAAAATTACAGCGCCACCCTGTCCTGGGCCGCTGTTGCCGCCATTGAAAATGATGTTGGTACCTTGAAAGGCAATATCCCAGTTTGTGGAAGCAGAGTCTGTTCTCGTGGTATTATCGTATGTCAGTACAATATTACCATCTCTAAGACTTACGAACGCATACTGGTTCAAACTGATAGGCCGGCCAGTAACCGGATCTCTACCAACCGTAGGGTCAGCGGCAATGTCTTGGATGAGCGATGCTTGCAGCGGTTCTGGATCGTCGTCGCTGTTGCTGTCGCAAGCGGCGAGGGTTACAAAGGCAAGCGCGTAAAGCGCTATTTGATATATTTTACGCATTGTAGTAAGCAATGATGAGATTAGGGGTTAAAGCGAAAGTTGTAAGCTTGAAAAAACTGTGCGGCCGGGGAGTGAGGGAATCAGGGTAGGTTTAACAACATCGAATAGATTTCTGAATCCCAGTTGTGCCGTCAGGGTTTGTCCTGTTTTGAATGACCAGCTTTTGGTTGCTGTCGTGTGCCAGAGCATGTACCCCGGTATAAATTCCTCGTCGAGGTTGGCGATGGTATTGCCATCGATATCCCGGTAGCCATATCGGTTGCGCCACTGCGCGCGTATGCTCACGGTCATCTTGCGTGCAGGCAAGAGGATTGTTGATCTGATGGTACCTGAGTGGGGAGAGCGACCAAGTAACCCATCATAGTCGGATCGTTGAATACGGTAATCACGACCACTTAGTCTGCGCCCGAAAACGGTGCCAGCATCAATCGCTTCCAATATCTCGCGATCTCGCGCCTCTAAAAACTGGTAACCCGTTGCAACCTGAAGCCAGGCCAAAGGAGAAGATTCAATTTCCAGGTTGATGCCGCGGGTGTAAATCCTATTCAGGTTGAAATAGCTGAAAACAAACGAGCCGTTGCTTTTCTGTGCGATAGGCTGCGTTTCAATCAGGTCGCGCACATTGTTATGGAAAGCGCCTAACGTGATCGAGAGCGATGTTGAAAGTTGTACGGTTACACCAGCGTTATAGGCAACCGATCGCTCTGCAGTGATTTCTTCGATGGTAGTCAGATCCAAGAACGTGGCGTCAATTTGTCCGGTTGAAGTGAGTGACGAAAGGCCCTCGGAGAGTTGTGTAGACCCCAATACCGTATAGCCAGCAGCGGCGTTGGTAAAATTGAGATAGAGTTGCCTGAATGCCGGGGCTTTGAAGCCGCTGCCAACCGAAAGGCGTACACGAACTTTTTCTGTTGGCCGTACCAGTAAGGAGAGCTTGGGCGTGAGACGCGATGCGTAGTTTTCGTGTGCGTCAAAGCGTGCGCTTGCGTTTGCTTCGAGTATTGAAGATGGGAGCCATTCGTGTTGTGCGTACACAAACTGGCTACCGGCAACTGGTTTGAAGTCACCATAGCGATCGCCATCGAGCGATTCTTCTACAACGCCGGCACCAAATACTGTCAAGTGTTTGGCACTCCAATAGCCGTTAGCCTGAATCTCTCCTTTCTGATAGCGCTGATTGATGCTGTCGTAGAAGAGCAGAGACTGATCATCCTGGTTACGCTGCTCTGTCTTAGTTGCAAACGCAGCCCGGTAGTATGTACCGATTACTTCAATTCTGTTGGTCAGGCGGTGTTTGATTTCCGGGTGGATGCTCCAGTCTGTTTGGTCTTCCTGGGAGCCAAAGAATTCAGCCGGTTGGTTTATCGAAAATTGTGAGGCCTGCTCTTGAATGGCCAATCGGCCACCAAATTCGATTTTTGTGCGATCTGAAAGGTCTAGATGCGCACGTAAGTCTGTGGTATAATCAGTGAATTCAGGCGTGGTAGGTCCAAATGAGTCTGGGGTTAGGTCATACCCGGAGGAGCTGTAGCGATTGATAAGTGCTTTTACGCCAGCACGCTTGCTGCTCGCTTCCACGCTGGTAGAGAAATCAGTTGTATTGTGGGTGCCGAATCGGCTCGTAAATGATGCGGTGAGGGGTTTGTCGGCTTTTTTTGTGATGATATTAATGACGCCGGCCAGAGCCTCACTGCCGTATAACGAAGAGGAGGGGCCATTGACCACTTCAATTCTTTCAATACCTGAAACAGTCAGCCTTTCAAGGTCGAGGGTACCGGCAGTCCGGCCAATTACAGGTTCACCGTCAATCAGGATCAGCGTATAGTCTGCGTCAAAACCCTGCACCTGAATGCCGGCGCCGTGGTCGTAATTAATTGTGAGCCCCGTCAACTCGCCGAGGGCATCTGTGAGCCGAAGGGAGCCCATATTCTGCAATTCTCGTGCAGAAATCACCTGCGTAGGTACAGCGACATTCTCCAACGTCTTTGCTGTACGTGTAGCTGTTACAACAACCTGCTCTAATTCATAGGAGGCTAAGGTATCTGGGGGCGTGGCTTGGCCAAAAGAATTTAGGCAGGCGCTGAGGCATAAACCTATGAAGAGAAGACAGCGCATATCATCATTGTTAATTTAGACTAAGTCTAAATAGATGTCTAAAGGTAGGCATACGTTCCCCTGAATTCAAGTTAAGTTAGTGTGAACTGTAAGATCCTATCTTTATTAGCACTTCTTTTGGATTCACGTCTTCTTGATTTGCAAAACACGATCAGGATAATGTACATTGCAGTCCCTTATTTAGATTTAGTCTTAATAAAGAATAAAAATGCCTTTTTTACATAAGTACACTGCGATCGGTTTTTTAATGCTATTGGTTGGATGCAAGTCTAGTCAGGAAGTGGTCGAGCATTCAACCTCTCTATTACCCGCACCGACGCTCGTAAATGACATTAACCTTTCAGATGGCAAGGTCCTTTACAGCTTACGGACGCAAACAATTATACCTGGTACAGCAGAAGACACTGATGCATGGGATATTGCTTTTGAACGTGTGTCTGTCTACGCAAATAAACACGGGGAATTGCTGACGCTTGAATTCGATGCTGTCAACCATGTCCCAGATACATGGGACAACGCGAAAGCTGTTGCCGGGCAGGAAATCGATGATCCGGAAGGGAGCGGATGGTATAATTACAACACTTCAACGCATGTTGTCTCTGCAAGGCCGGGTAAAACATTTCTCGTAGAAACGCCGGCAGGTACGTTTGCTAAAGTTCAAATTCTGAACTACTACAAGCAAAACGAGCCACAAAAAGGCGCGCCCCGTTTCATTTCTTTCCGGTATGTACATCAAGCTGACGGCTCAAAGTCTTTGCGATCTGCAGCAGGTAGCGGTTTGCAACCAGCTTCCACACTTAGTCAGTGATCTCTTCCACGCCTTTCAAGTCATACAATGAACGAAAATACTACCCTCATTCCATTA
This window encodes:
- a CDS encoding heme ABC transporter ATP-binding protein, which produces MIKFESVSYSIKSKTLVEQISLTIPRGNVTVLLGPNGAGKSTCLKLACGEYRPTTGSIQLGNKFLQHLTPQEKATSHAVVSQSSSLGFPFPSFEVVLMGRMPHNKYTTPADTKIAWAAMERVGVTHLAAQAYTTLSGGEQQRVHLARALAQIWDESKNNTPRYLFLDEPTASLDLQYQHSILQLAKSMAADGVGVLIVLHDLNLAAQYADRVGLMANGRLQVLGQPDEVLTAENIREVFSVHTCISRHPQHPCPLIVPLHPVVHPPLNDHSSHTNTLTVPSS
- a CDS encoding iron ABC transporter permease, whose translation is MATTPVHIASATGIAQDYVRLKSRKYRIVLLALCTLLLVVFVVSLGLGGITISPVQVLGILLDRLGLSSGIAYADQQAMVLMAIRLPRILLAMLVGAGLAVSGAIMQGLFRNPLADPGLIGVSSGAALAAVLMIVFGTTILGTASTIWQLWAIPLAAFLGSLAAIYLVYTLATWKGQTSVATMLLAGIALNALTAAGTGLMLMIADDAQLRDITFWTLGSVGGATWKSLAIIAPLVLIGIGIAIKLAASLNAMMLGEADATHLGIKVQYVKGLVVWITGLTVGATVAVTGIIGFVGLVVPHLLRLATGPDNRLLVPGSALLGASLLLAADLLARTIIAPAELPIGIVTSLLGAPFFLWLLLKYRDEAGTNFA
- a CDS encoding hemin ABC transporter substrate-binding protein, which gives rise to MSFISLQNFAVTLLLFSMATPAVRAQELADSRTNASGLVVLGGSITEIVYALGKGGDIVGADLTSIYPPAAKKHAKLGYFRQISAEGVLSLNPKLVLASEDAGPPGALAQIRSAGVPVEVIPSTPSIEGAKEKIKAVAKAVGAMPEAARIIAGLEEKIETLTAKTSQIDAPKSVLFIYARGGGTLNVSGRSTAADAIIRLAGGKNAISSYEDYRPLTPEAVVAAAPDVILLLERGFESIGGEKGLLEVPGIALTPAGQNRAFLSIDDMLMLSFGPRLGDAALELYTLLYH
- a CDS encoding HmuY family protein — encoded protein: MRKIYQIALYALAFVTLAACDSNSDDDPEPLQASLIQDIAADPTVGRDPVTGRPISLNQYAFVSLRDGNIVLTYDNTTRTDSASTNWDIAFQGTNIIFNGGNSGPGQGGAVILEQTFEEVIEAPADSEFRTDGVSVCSTDMGDGAAFAVCPGSDNGWYNYNPASNLVSPLAGRTIAVRTADGRFAKFRILSYYQGNPAITDVTATTPSRFYTIEYVFRADGSRNLESL
- a CDS encoding TonB-dependent receptor — protein: MENVAVPTQVISARELQNMGSLRLTDALGELTGLTINYDHGAGIQVQGFDADYTLILIDGEPVIGRTAGTLDLERLTVSGIERIEVVNGPSSSLYGSEALAGVINIITKKADKPLTASFTSRFGTHNTTDFSTSVEASSKRAGVKALINRYSSSGYDLTPDSFGPTTPEFTDYTTDLRAHLDLSDRTKIEFGGRLAIQEQASQFSINQPAEFFGSQEDQTDWSIHPEIKHRLTNRIEVIGTYYRAAFATKTEQRNQDDQSLLFYDSINQRYQKGEIQANGYWSAKHLTVFGAGVVEESLDGDRYGDFKPVAGSQFVYAQHEWLPSSILEANASARFDAHENYASRLTPKLSLLVRPTEKVRVRLSVGSGFKAPAFRQLYLNFTNAAAGYTVLGSTQLSEGLSSLTSTGQIDATFLDLTTIEEITAERSVAYNAGVTVQLSTSLSITLGAFHNNVRDLIETQPIAQKSNGSFVFSYFNLNRIYTRGINLEIESSPLAWLQVATGYQFLEARDREILEAIDAGTVFGRRLSGRDYRIQRSDYDGLLGRSPHSGTIRSTILLPARKMTVSIRAQWRNRYGYRDIDGNTIANLDEEFIPGYMLWHTTATKSWSFKTGQTLTAQLGFRNLFDVVKPTLIPSLPGRTVFSSLQLSL
- a CDS encoding HmuY family protein, giving the protein MPFLHKYTAIGFLMLLVGCKSSQEVVEHSTSLLPAPTLVNDINLSDGKVLYSLRTQTIIPGTAEDTDAWDIAFERVSVYANKHGELLTLEFDAVNHVPDTWDNAKAVAGQEIDDPEGSGWYNYNTSTHVVSARPGKTFLVETPAGTFAKVQILNYYKQNEPQKGAPRFISFRYVHQADGSKSLRSAAGSGLQPASTLSQ